A genomic window from Diospyros lotus cultivar Yz01 chromosome 2, ASM1463336v1, whole genome shotgun sequence includes:
- the LOC127793823 gene encoding uncharacterized protein LOC127793823 isoform X2 codes for MGVDYYNILKVNRNATEEDLKRGYRRLAMIWHPDKNPSNKREAEAKFKQISEAYDVLSDPQKRQIYDLYGEEALKSGKVPPPPSATRGAASYHHHQPPPQHPNPSFRFNPRDADDIYAEMFGGSEGVGSGSAGPRSRNFRDGFFRGTTAEFGSSASSAPPKKAAPVENTLPCSLEELYKGAKKKMRISRTISDASGVRSMEEILTIEIKPGWKKGTKITFPEKGNQEPGVIPADLIFILDEKPHAVYARDGNDLVINLEISLLEALTGKTIELTALDGRNLTIPLTEIVKPGHEVVVSDEGMPISKEPRKKGNLRIKFDVRYPSRLSTEQKSDLRRILG; via the exons ATGGGGGTGGATTACTACAACATTCTAAAAGTCAATCGGAACGCGACCGAGGAGGATCTGAAGAGAGGCTACCGGAGGCTGGCCATGATTTGGCACCCCGACAAGAACCCTAGCAACAAGCGCGAGGCCGAGGCTAAATTCAAGCAGATCTCCGAGGCCTACGACGTCCTCAGCGACCCCCAGAAGCGCCAGATCTACGATCTCTACGGCGAGGAGGCGCTCAAGTCCGGCAAGGTCCCTCCGCCTCCCTCCGCCACTCGTGGCGCCGCTAGCTACCACCACCATCAGCCGCCGCCGCAGCACCCCAACCCTTCATTCCGCTTCAATCCCAGGGACGCCGACGATATTTACGCCGAGATGTTCGGTGGATCGGAGGGCGTCGGTAGTGGTTCTGCCGGGCCTCGGAGTCGTAACTTTAGGGATGGGTTTTTTAGGGGCACGACGGCGGAGTTTGGGAGTTCGGCGTCTTCGGCGCCGCCGAAGAAAGCGGCTCCTGTGGAGAATACGTTGCCGTGTAGTCTGGAGGAGCTTTACAAGGGtgccaagaagaagatgaggattTCCAGGACGATTTCTGACGCTTCCGG GGTTCGAAGCATGGAGGAGATATTAACCATTGAGATAAAACCTGGCTGGAAGAAGGGAACAAAAATTACATTTCCTGAAAAGGGTAATCAGGAACCTGGTGTCATTCCGGCAGATCTTATTTTCATATTAGATGAGAAACCTCATGCAGTTTATGCAAGGGATGGCAATGATCTGGTGATCAATCTGGAGATATCCCTTCTGGAGGCCCTCACGGGGAAGACCATTGAGCTGACAGCCCTAGATGGAAGGAACCTCACGATCCCATTGACAGAGATTGTTAAACCAGGGCATGAGGTAGTTGTTTCAGATGAAGGAATGCCAATCTCAAAAGAACCTAGGAAGAAGGGGAATTTGAGGATCAAGTTTGATGTCAGATACCCATCAAGGCTTAGCACAGAACAGAAATCTGACCTCAGGCGAATTCTGGGATGA
- the LOC127793822 gene encoding calcium-dependent protein kinase 10-like gives MGNCNACVRPESQHGSKEKHNNNKKKKARERRPNPYSDSPAPIRVLKDTIPLNHRTRISDKYILGRELGRGEFGVTYLCTDRETREELACKSISKRKLRTAVDVEDVRREVEIMSRLPEHPNVVRLKATYEDSEAVHLVMELCEGGELFDRIVARGHYSERAAAGVARTVAEVVRMCHENGVMHRDLKPENFLFANKKENSALKAIDFGLSVFFKPGEKFSEIVGSPYYMAPEVLKRNYGPEVDIWSAGVILYILLCGVPPFWAETEQGVALAILRGVIDFKREPWPQISDSAKSLVRQMLDPDPRKRLTAQQVLEHPWIQNAKKAPNVPLGDIVRTRLKQFSVMNRFKKKALRVIAEHLSVEEVEVIRDMFTLMDTDNDGKVTYEELKAGLQKVGSQLAEPEIKLLMDVADVDGNGVLDYGEFVAVTIHLQRMENDAHFRRAFMFFDKDGSGYIDIDELREALADEYGETDTDVLKDIMREVDTDKDGQISYDEFVAMMKAGTDWRKASRQYSRERFKSLSLNLMKDGSLQLQDGFTGRTVMV, from the exons ATGGGCAACTGCAACGCCTGCGTCAGACCCGAAAGCCAACACGGGTCCAAGGAGAagcacaacaacaacaagaagaagaaggcccGAGAGCGCAGGCCCAACCCGTACTCTGACTCCCCTGCCCCGATCCGGGTCCTCAAGGACACCATCCCTCTGAACCACCGGACCCGCATCTCCGACAAGTACATCCTGGGCCGCGAGCTGGGTCGGGGCGAATTTGGAGTCACCTACCTTTGCACCGACCGCGAGACCCGGGAAGAGCTTGCCTGCAAGTCGATATCGAAGCGGAAGCTCCGGACGGCCGTCGACGTGGAGGACGTCCGGCGGGAGGTCGAGATAATGTCGAGATTGCCTGAGCATCCGAACGTGGTGAGGCTGAAGGCGACTTACGAGGACAGCGAGGCCGTGCACTTGGTGATGGAGCTCTGTGAAGGCGGCGAGCTTTTTGATCGGATAGTAGCGCGGGGCCACTACAGCGAGCGCGCGGCTGCCGGAGTGGCCCGGACGGTGGCGGAGGTGGTGAGGATGTGTCACGAGAACGGGGTGATGCATAGGGATTTGAAGCCGGAGAATTTCTTGTTCGCGAACAAGAAAGAGAATTCGGCGCTTAAGGCCATTGATTTTGGGCTCTCTGTATTCTTTAAGCCTG GGGAGAAGTTTTCAGAGATTGTGGGGAGTCCCTACTATATGGCGCCTGAGGTTTTGAAGCGGAACTATGGACCGGAGGTTGACATATGGAGTGCAGGAGTGATTCTTTACATTTTGTTGTGCGGGGTTCCTCCATTTTGGGCAG AAACTGAGCAGGGTGTTGCTCTCGCAATCCTGAGGGGTGTAATTGATTTCAAGAGGGAACCATGGCCTCAGATTTCGGATAGTGCCAAGAGCCTTGTTCGCCAAATGCTAGATCCCGATCCCAGGAAACGATTGACTGCCCAGCAGGTGCTTG AGCACCCCTGGATCCAAAATGCAAAGAAAGCTCCAAATGTTCCGTTAGGAGATATTGTGAGGACAAGGCTGAAGCAGTTCTCCGTGATGAACAGATTCAAAAAGAAAGCTCTGAGA GTAATCGCAGAACATTTATCTGTTGAAGAAGTTGAAGTAATCAGGGATATGTTTACATTGATGGACACTGACAATGATGGGAAAGTAACCTATGAGGAGCTGAAGGCTGGACTTCAGAAGGTTGGCTCCCAATTGGCCGAACCTGAGATAAAGCTGCTGATGGATGTG GCTGATGTTGATGGGAATGGAGTCTTGGATTATGGAGAGTTTGTGGCAGTAACGATCCACCTGCAGAGAATGGAGAACGATGCACATTTCCGCAGAGCATTTATGTTTTTTGATAAAGATGGAAGTGGGTACATAGATATCGATGAACTGCGAGAAGCATTAGCCGATGAATATGGTGAAACTGATACTGATGTGCTAAAGGACATTATGCGAGAGGTTGACACTGACAAG GATGGGCAGATCAGTTATGACGAGTTCGTTGCAATGATGAAAGCTGGAACTGATTGGAGAAAGGCATCCCGCCAGTATTCAAGGGAGAGATTCAAGAGCCTGAGCCTTAATCTGATGAAGGATGGATCTTTGCAGCTCCAGGACGGGTTTACTGGCCGAACTGTCATGGTTTGA
- the LOC127793823 gene encoding uncharacterized protein LOC127793823 isoform X1 — protein sequence MGVDYYNILKVNRNATEEDLKRGYRRLAMIWHPDKNPSNKREAEAKFKQISEAYDVLSDPQKRQIYDLYGEEALKSGKVPPPPSATRGAASYHHHQPPPQHPNPSFRFNPRDADDIYAEMFGGSEGVGSGSAGPRSRNFRDGFFRGTTAEFGSSASSAPPKKAAPVENTLPCSLEELYKGAKKKMRISRTISDASGRVRSMEEILTIEIKPGWKKGTKITFPEKGNQEPGVIPADLIFILDEKPHAVYARDGNDLVINLEISLLEALTGKTIELTALDGRNLTIPLTEIVKPGHEVVVSDEGMPISKEPRKKGNLRIKFDVRYPSRLSTEQKSDLRRILG from the exons ATGGGGGTGGATTACTACAACATTCTAAAAGTCAATCGGAACGCGACCGAGGAGGATCTGAAGAGAGGCTACCGGAGGCTGGCCATGATTTGGCACCCCGACAAGAACCCTAGCAACAAGCGCGAGGCCGAGGCTAAATTCAAGCAGATCTCCGAGGCCTACGACGTCCTCAGCGACCCCCAGAAGCGCCAGATCTACGATCTCTACGGCGAGGAGGCGCTCAAGTCCGGCAAGGTCCCTCCGCCTCCCTCCGCCACTCGTGGCGCCGCTAGCTACCACCACCATCAGCCGCCGCCGCAGCACCCCAACCCTTCATTCCGCTTCAATCCCAGGGACGCCGACGATATTTACGCCGAGATGTTCGGTGGATCGGAGGGCGTCGGTAGTGGTTCTGCCGGGCCTCGGAGTCGTAACTTTAGGGATGGGTTTTTTAGGGGCACGACGGCGGAGTTTGGGAGTTCGGCGTCTTCGGCGCCGCCGAAGAAAGCGGCTCCTGTGGAGAATACGTTGCCGTGTAGTCTGGAGGAGCTTTACAAGGGtgccaagaagaagatgaggattTCCAGGACGATTTCTGACGCTTCCGG TAGGGTTCGAAGCATGGAGGAGATATTAACCATTGAGATAAAACCTGGCTGGAAGAAGGGAACAAAAATTACATTTCCTGAAAAGGGTAATCAGGAACCTGGTGTCATTCCGGCAGATCTTATTTTCATATTAGATGAGAAACCTCATGCAGTTTATGCAAGGGATGGCAATGATCTGGTGATCAATCTGGAGATATCCCTTCTGGAGGCCCTCACGGGGAAGACCATTGAGCTGACAGCCCTAGATGGAAGGAACCTCACGATCCCATTGACAGAGATTGTTAAACCAGGGCATGAGGTAGTTGTTTCAGATGAAGGAATGCCAATCTCAAAAGAACCTAGGAAGAAGGGGAATTTGAGGATCAAGTTTGATGTCAGATACCCATCAAGGCTTAGCACAGAACAGAAATCTGACCTCAGGCGAATTCTGGGATGA